Part of the Woronichinia naegeliana WA131 genome, AAAATCCCTGAAGTGCTTACGGTCAAGGGGTTTAATGCCAATATTTAGAATCAATGTAATGCTCTATTTAGTGATTGATCAAGTTTGTTTGCAGGTTACTGACTCTCTAAGAGACCGAGATTCGAGGAGGGAATGCAAAAAACTCAGAGATTAGGTCAATATCTCTTGTATCCATAAAAACAAGATCGTGTCTGTATCCTATGTTACCGTTTGAATTTGGAATTGCTGCACACCCATTCCAAGATTTTTTTTAGCTATTGATGTTTAGCCTTGCCAAAGTTTTCCATGCCTACCCAACCTTCTGCACCACAAATGACGGCTAAGATGGCAATCGTTAGAATATCAATGAGTTTATGCCGTTTTGTTCGTTCGGTGCGAGGGTCATCTATTTCGGCAAAGTGTTCTACCAGTCTATATTTGGGTCGGAGTTTCATCGCTTTTGTTTTTTATGCACTTTCCCTTATTTTCCCTTATCCATCCCTCTATAATGTTCTTGTATCTGTATCATTTTTGGGCGCGTTCGCCCTTTGGAACCTCTGGCCAACTTGCTATGTCCCTAATGATCAAGTAGATTATTGGTGATCCGTTCGGGTTGCTGTTCATCTGCGGCGATAAACCGTTCCAAGAGCCTGTCGGACTCACTCGATTATTCTTGATTTTATTAAGACAATGAGTAAATTGCCTTTTTCTCGTCATTTCTATGGTACACTCTTTCTGTTATCCTGTTTAACCACAGCGTGCAGTGGAGGGGCAAAAAAGGCAGCGGCTCCCCCCGCGATTCCGGTTCGGCTGCAAACCATTGAATCATCTTTGCTGACAGACAGTAGTGAATTTGTGGGGAACCTAGTTGCTCATCAGTTTGTGCAATTGGCTCCTAAAATCGATGGCCGGATTCTGAAAATCTATGCCAGCTATGGTCAAGCGGTGAAAAAGAATGTTCCAATTATGCTTCTCGAACCCACCCAGCAGCAGGAACAGGTCAATGCGTCTGTGGGCAACCTCAATATTCAAAAGGCTAATTTGGATCGCAGTGATGCAGATTTGAAAACGGCAGAAGCTCAACGAGATGCCGCTAAGGCCGAAGTCACTTCCCAAGTCGCTAATGTTGCTAACGCGATCGCCAATTTTGCCAATTCCCAGGAAGTTCTAAAAACCAAAGAAGCCGATCTACAAAGGGCCCAAGCCACCTTAAATCTAGCGGGCATTAATTTTAAACGGGCCAAATTTTTAGTGGAAACAGGAGTACAACCTCAACAGGATTTAGACAACAAAACGACCGACCTCAAAGATTCGGAAGCTAGTACGCAAGCCGCCTCTAAAACCGTACAAGCAGCCAAGGCCAGTGTGAACGCTTCTCAAGCCAGCATTGATGCGGCCAAATCGGCTCTTAAACAGTCCCAGGATAATCTACGAGCGGCTGAACAACGAGTTGCTGCGGCTAGGGCTGATATCAAAAGTCAAAAAGCAGCCATTACCCAATCCAGGGGGGAACTAGGAGTCAATACGCAACAACTGATTTATAATCGCGTGGTGTCTCCGATTGATGGCATTGTGGGCAATATTCCCTATAAAGTGGGAGACTTTATCCAGGTCGGACAAAATTTCACGACGATCACTGACAATTCCGAGATGGAAATGGATATAAACGTTCCTATTGAGCGGCAAGCCGAATTGAGATTAGGCCTGCCCGTTGAGATTATGGAACAGAATAGGACAGGCAGGGTCGTGGGAGAAATTAGTTTTATTGCCCCGACAGTCGATCAAAAGGCTCAATCTGTCTTAGCCAAGGTGATCTTTCGCAATGATGGTAGTTTACGGAATAACCAATACGTTCGCGTCCGGGTTATTTGGAACCGTAGGCCAGGGGTTTTAATCCCTACGACAGCGATCACAATTATTGGTGCTCAGAAATTTGTCTATGTGGCAGCAACCGGCAAAAAACCTCAAGGTACGGCGGCTTTGATCGCTAAACAAAAACCGATTACCGTTGGGAATATTCAGGGTCAGTCTTACCAGGTCTTATCGGGTGTTCAACAGGGAGAACGGGTTGCGATCTCTCGCATTTTGGATTTGCGGGATGGAGTGGTTATTAAGGAAGAAAGCTTAACCGAAAAAAAAGCGGTGGAGCAATAATCTTGTCATGAGTCTCGGTGGTTTTTCGGGCTAGAAAGTAGGAGTCTCTCGGTCATGGCAAACTTTCCCTGGGGTGAACAGGTCAATCGCTGGGTTGGAAAACGGGCTCTGGCTTCCCTTGAACAGGCCTATCAAGCGGCGATCGCCATTAAAGCCATAGAGGACAAACATTTTAATGGTCAAAAAATCACTGCTCAAAATGATCAAGGAATCAGTATTTACAATTATTTCAAAACCGATCTAGACCAGGCGTTACTCAAAACCCGTTGGTATTTGACCCAATTTCAGGCCAGTAATTTTTGGCTATCAAGCCAACAGCAGGCAAAACCGGAAGCGGAAATCCTCAACAAATTAGGAGAAATTGAAGCCATTATTGGGAAATATCGTTCTGAACCAGAGGCGATCGAGACTGAAATTTTCCCTCGTCCTACTGCCAATACTGGCGAATCTCTTCCCGAAAGTAAACTGACCGATCTGGAAGAGGAAAGTCGGGGTAAAAATCGGCTCTTTAAACTCAATCGGGAATTAACCCCAGCTTATGAACAAGAAGTGATCCAACGACTTCGTAATTTACGTCAACAAAAAAAGATTGCCATTCGTTTTCTGATTCTTCTGATTCTTGTTCCTTTGTTAGTACAGGTTGCAACTAAAAATTTGATTTATAGTCCTTTAATAAACTACTTTCGGGTAGAAGTTGCCAAAGGAGAAAAACTTTATATCCAAGATGAGTTAGTTGAGCAATATTTTGAAGAATTTTCTCGCTATAAAGAGATTCTAGAGATCAAAGAATTATTAGGTTTAGGCAAGCCTGAATCCCCAGAAGAAACACGTAAAAAGTTAAAAGCAAAGGCACAGGAATTACTCACAGAAGTTGCCACCAAAAGTCAAGAAGGATTTAAAAATATTCTCGCCGATCTCACCTCCCTAGGAGCTTTTACGCTTCTTATTTATTTATTTCGCCGACAATTTACTATTGCGAGACAGTTTTTAGGACGTTATTTTCTCGGACTGAGTGATGTCACCAAGGTTTTTATCTTTATTTTACTGACCGATACGTTTGTTGGCTTCCATTCTGCTCACGGTTGGGAAGTCATTTTGGAAAGTATTTTTGGCCATCTTGGCTTACCCGAAAATCGTCAATTTATCTTTCTTTTTATCGCCACCGTTCCAGTAATTCTGGATTCAACCTTCAAATTACTTATCTTTAACTATTTCACTCGGCAATCTCCCAGTTCTGTTGCCATTCTAGAGAAAATGCAAAAATAATATTAAGATTCCACCGAAAAACACAAAATAACCCCCAGTAAAATGACCATCTTTTTCATCAGTTTGCAGATAATTTTCAGGAAGTGATTCTGAGCCTTATTGATCTCGATTCTGGCGTTTTAAATTTGCATAGGCCGCATTAATTTTTTGAGTACGTTCTTCTGCTAAGCGTATAAATTCGGGAGCCATCCCCGCCATTTTGTCAGGATGATTTTTTTTAATCGCAGCCAGATAAGCTTGGGTAATTTCATCATGGGAAGCTCCTTTTTTAACCCCTAGAATCCGATGGGAATCTTCAGATATAGATATCAAGGGATCTTTTTCGATCACCACAGTCGCAGCAGGATGAGGAACTTTTGCCTTCATTTTTGGGGCAATGATTTGGGTTTGTTTGAGTAATTGCACCTGTTGAGAAATGGCCCTTTTTACCACCGTAACATTATCGTAGTTATATCTCATGGGTAGCAAAGAAGAGTCTTCACTGCGAATTAAAAGGGAATACTGCAACGGCTTTTTTTCTTGGATTAAGATCGTGATCAATCCATTCCCTAGATGTTTATCCTGTAAAGGACGACCCTGTAAATCTTTTTTGATGAGCAGAATTTTACCTTGTTGATAATCAATCTTTTTAAAAAAAGTCTTAGCCGTTTGTCCATAGCCAGGATCGCACCACTGGGCTTTTCGGACACTTTCCACCACCAGATCAACAATTTTTCTCAGGGGCAAGGGTAGGGAAAAAAGATAAAGGGTTTCATGAAATTGACTCATAGGCAGAAAAATATTCAGGAAAATAAAAAATATTAACGCTTATTCAACAATCTCAATAATCTCAATGATTGGAATTTTACTGAGCTTAATGTTGGCGATCGCTAGTTTTATAATTTATTTCTCTCAACAACTCTTCTGCAACCCGACGGTAATCTGATTGGGCTTCTTTTGCATTTTTTCCCTTCCATTCCGTAATTGCTACGCCATCTAAAACCGATCGCTCATGGGCTTTATAGTTGCGAACAAAGGCATGACAGGCCGGAATTCCGAGTTCTAGTAGGGTATTTTGAGCTTCGAGGGTTTCCTTTAAACTGCGAGAATCCACTTTAGTTAACAAGACACGATGGGCCACCTGAAGCGGCATCACAGCCGTGCGAACCGTTTCAATCAAGGCCGTTAAATCCATCGGGGCGGGAGGAGTGGGCAATACCAAATAATCCGCTAAACCAATGACCGTTCTCAAGGCTTCGGAACGGAGAGCAGGGGGCGTATCCACCACAATTAATTGATATTGGGTAGATTGATGTAAATGCTTTAAAACCTTGGGATCACTTTCTTGGCTAAGATCAAAAGCCATTCCTGCTTCACTTCGCTCTACCCACCAAGTCGCAGAACCCTGGGGATCGGCATCTACTAATAAAACGTCATGTTTTTCCGCTAAAACCGCCGCTAAATTGACTGCTGTTGTGGTTTTACCGACTCCGCCTTTGCCATTGACAACTGCTAGGATTTTCGGGTTATGCACCGCCGCAGGGGTATTAGTTGGGGATTGGGAAGTAGATGGCTGAGATTTCATGCTCTTTACACTACCATAGTTGGGTCTGTTAGGGAGCGATTTTATTGTAGTGGGGAACAAACTTCCCCATCATTTTTGTGTTGATTGACGACCGCGATCGCTAATAGAACAGCCGACAATTTCTCTTGTTTTCTATGAGAAGTTTAGTTAACAAAAATTACGAAATATCACCCATTATGGCTCTTTTAATAGTTCTTTCTTACCCCCCACGTAAAAATTAGCAGTCTTTGTGGGCAAGGGCAAAACTGATAAATAATCTTGACCATCTAAGTCGAGATTAAAGGCAGAAAAACAAGCGTGCAGACTCCGTTTGTCAACAGCAGCAGAGCGACTAAAAATTTTGCTGAGGGTATTGGCAGTAAGTCCTGTTGTTTGACGGAGAGAGTCTAAGGTGCAGCGATTATTTTGTTCTATTTCTTGATTCAGTTTGGCACGGTGGAGCTTTTGATAACCGATCGCAGTCAAGATCACACCACGTTGGCGTGAAATTTTACTATCTGGCCGTTGCATTAGTGACTCTACTTAAAGTAAGTAAAGGTGATTGTTCTCTATAGTAATTAATTTGAGGATAAGAAATTCTTTTTTTAACAAAATTTAAAATTTGAACTAGGAGTCTGTATGTTAGTCCGATTGGTTCACTGGCCACGTCTGTTTGATGGGTTAGCAAGACCTAGACAAAAAAAGCATATAGGTATTTAGTAATTTGTTGGTGCGATCAGGATTTTGTCGTTGTTCCCCTTGCTTGAGTTGGTCGTTTTAGACTGCGCTATGTTTCATAAATTTCTCAACGATGCCCGATTCTAGCGATCGCGGTCAAAACCTTGGGCTAGGCAATAGATTGTGATTAATCCCATGCTGCATTTTTATAATGTTTTAAAATATGATGATCTTTGGTTAGCAAAATATGGTTATCCACCGAAGCGTTACTCACAATTAAGCGATCAAAGGGATCACGAGTCCAGTTGATAATTACGGACTGATTAATAATTAAATTAAAGTCTTTTTGACATATTTTTAAATCAAGGCGATTGACTAAGTCTAGGAGAATGTCATCTGATTTTTCGGTAATCCGCCCAATTTCGTATAAATATTGCAACTCTAGCCTTACCATCGGTGAAATATAGAGTTCATGCTCGTTGATGAGATGTTTGGCGCGATCGCTCAATTTAGTAGTTAATCCTGCATAAAGCCAGACAACAAGATGAGTATCAAGGTAAATCAAGGTTTGTCTCCTGTTCCCAACTGATTTGTACAAGTTCATCGGGATCGCCAATAATAGCTTCGGGACGATGGATTAATTTTTGTAATTTATCTACAGTTTTAACGGGAATAATTCTTAGTCGTTTGCCATTGCGCTCAATTTCTAGGGGTGTTCCTGTGTTAAGGATTTCATCGAGAAGTTGGTCTAGGTTGTTGTATAATTTGCTTGAGGTGACGCTTTTCATTGCTGGTTAAGGGAATGGGATTTCAATCTATTGTAGTTTTTTTGCAAGCTACTTCCCGTAAGAGTTGTTCTTTGGCTGTCATTGGTGGTTTGGGCGAGTGGGGATATTCCAGATTATAGAGATTTACTGGGGCGATCACTGTTATAAACAGTTGGAAAAAATGCAATCGCCCCAATAGCCAAATAATCGAGAATTTGTTCCCTATCTCGAATTGCTTCAGCCGAAATAGTGTATTGATTCATGAATATTTAAGCTTCACAATTTTCATGAAGTCTTGCTTTAAGTTGAGCGATCGCGGTTTCCCCATCAATTCCTTCACCTCGATCTAATTGTTCGGCGGCAATATCAATTTTTTGACCCACTTCTTCTACCCATTGTTGATATTGATCGCGTTTATCAAGTAACTGTAAAGCTTCGGCAATAATTTCGTCAGGATTGGCATAACGTCCTGTGTCTAGTTGGGCCTCGATGAGCTTTTGGTGTTCGGGTTTTAAGGTTAATTTCATGGTTGTTAACGTTTGGCTTTTTTTGATTATAGTTTTGATTTTTGCGATCGCCGTTTTGCCCTTGTCCCCTTTGTCATGGATCGCTGTTTTCGTGGTCTTTAGTCTGAATGAAGAGTTTCGGCAAAAAGCAATCACTCCGTTGCATCTCCTAAAAAGCGATCACTCTCCAGTATCAAAATGCTCTAGTCATAATGACTCCACATTCGATAAATTTTGATCAATTTCTCCGATTCAAAGACTTCATAAACTAGCCGGTGCTGTTTATTAATACGACGACTAATTAACCCTTTCATGTCTCCTTTTAATAACTCATAATCTGGTGGATATTGAAACGGGTCTTCTTCAATTATTTTGATAAGTTGAAGAACTTTGGGCTTCAGTCCACTAGAAGCAATCTTTTTTGCATCTTTTTGAGATTGGGTCATAAAGATTATTTTATACATCACCAATCTAACTCATCTAAGCTTAAGCTCTGTTCAATAGATTCATCACGGGCTGCCTGAATACTTTGAACCATTCCTTCGATTCCCCTTAGATATTCGTCATCACTGACAAAATCTGATTGTTCTAGAATTTTAATTTCGTCTCTAGAGAAGCGATCAAGTAACCATAGAAATTTTTCACTAATGCTATCGTCAATTTGTAAGGTAATTGTTCGCATAAATTAACTCCTCAGCTTTCTGTATAAATCGCTTTCACATTGAAATTTACACTCTGTGTATTCTATCATTATTTTCCACATTATCCAACAAGCGATCGCTGGTTGTATTGTCGGTATAGCTCTAAAAAAATTAAAAGCTTTATCTTCAGCATTATAGGGATTTACTAGATTATAGGGATTTACTAGGGCGATCGCCGTTTCTCCCTCAATGCCTTCTCCTCGATCTAATCACTGCTAAAGTATAATGACAAAAAAGAGATGATGACAATGGTAAACCTAGAAACGATCCAAGAAGACCTTGCGTCCCTTCCTTTGGATGCTCAACAGACCATTCTTGAACTTATAGATATTCTCAAAAAACGCTATTCTGCTGACCAAGAGGAAATGAACGAACTGGCAACACAGGATTGGTCTGACTTTATTGGTTGTATGGAAGCTGAACCAGACCTTTCACAAAATTATAAGAACCTATTTAACCAGTGAACTTAATCAAAAAAGTGATCGCTGTTTTCGTAGCCTTTAGTCTGAATTAAGAGTTTCGGCAAAAAATAGTCTGTATTCTTCTTAAAAACTAGGGTTAGGCGATCAGATTCTAAGTAAGGTTATTAAGATTTGAATCTTGAAATAAAATCCGAAAGTTCTCTTGGCTAAAGTGTTTGTCATGGGTTAATACTTCTGCAATTCCCCTTTGTTTCATCACAATCATAGAAATGCAGTCTGTCAGGCTATAACCCTTATCAGGACGTTCATCAAATAGTTGAAATCCAGCGTGTCTGAGTTGGGGGGTATAAGAAATAATTTCCATGTTCGGCTCTTCACAGATTTTAAGGTAAGTTGCTAAAGCCTTTCGGCGCATAATAGTACCTCTGGTTGCGAAATAGTTGAGTGTTTCATCTATAATTCCATCGGTGGTTATTAGGTAATCATCTGCATATTTCTGGGCATAATCCAAGGCAATGAAGTGCCAAGTATCCCTGGGATTAATCAAAGCAATCCAGTAAAAGGTATCAGCAAAGATGAGTTTCATCGTTAACGTTTGGGTGTGCCATAAAGATAATGATCGTGTTGTTCGGCTCCGTCGGTGGGTAGGGTGTCTAGGACTTCTGGGGGAATATCGGCGATTAGTTCTTCAATAAATTGCCAAAAGGGTTGTTTGGTTTTGGTTGCTTGGGTTTGATGGAGGAAGTCGAGGAGTTGATGAATGGTTTCATCGGAGGCGGTTTCGATTTCCTGTAGGAGTTGTTCTTTGGCTGTCATGGCTGGTTTGGGCGGGTGGGGATATTCCAGATTATAGGGATTTACTAGGGCGATCGCTGATCAAGGTTTTTGCGATCACGGCCTTTGTCGTCTAATCGCAGCTTTTGTAGCTTGATCGCTGATCAAGGCTTTTGTGATCGCGGATTTTGTCGTCTAATCGCGGCTTTTTCGGTCTGAACGCGGAGAGGGGGTAATCAGTCGGGTGGAGAGCGGGAAAATTGTCAGGATATTTTGACAAGGGTTGGGCTTAAGTTGGTAAAGTTGGGGATTTTTCCCAAGTTAAGGATTTTTGCGGGGGAGTTGAGATGCTGGAAGTTTCGCGGGGTAGGGGTTTGGAGAATTTTGCAGATTTTTTCCTTAAGTTGGTAAACTTTGGTTGTTGTATGACTAAGGGGGGATTACGATAAACCAAGTTTGCAAATTCTAAATACTCGATAGTGAAAAAACAATGCCACAGTCTATTCCGTATGATCCGTCCCTAACTCTGGGAAACGTAGTTTCTAATTCAAAGCTGAAAGCCCTTATTGAGCTATCAAAACTCCAACAACCAATTGATGAATTGGAATATGCCATGAATTCAAGCATTGAGTTACTGAGAAGTCTCGATAGAACTAGTGCTGAGTTGACGAATCTCGGCATTGGTAATAGTAGTGAACTTGATGCTGCACGAAAAACCGCTGAAGAGACTGTTAAAAAATCTGCTCAGGAATACGCAACAAAGCGAGC contains:
- a CDS encoding efflux RND transporter periplasmic adaptor subunit, with the protein product MSKLPFSRHFYGTLFLLSCLTTACSGGAKKAAAPPAIPVRLQTIESSLLTDSSEFVGNLVAHQFVQLAPKIDGRILKIYASYGQAVKKNVPIMLLEPTQQQEQVNASVGNLNIQKANLDRSDADLKTAEAQRDAAKAEVTSQVANVANAIANFANSQEVLKTKEADLQRAQATLNLAGINFKRAKFLVETGVQPQQDLDNKTTDLKDSEASTQAASKTVQAAKASVNASQASIDAAKSALKQSQDNLRAAEQRVAAARADIKSQKAAITQSRGELGVNTQQLIYNRVVSPIDGIVGNIPYKVGDFIQVGQNFTTITDNSEMEMDINVPIERQAELRLGLPVEIMEQNRTGRVVGEISFIAPTVDQKAQSVLAKVIFRNDGSLRNNQYVRVRVIWNRRPGVLIPTTAITIIGAQKFVYVAATGKKPQGTAALIAKQKPITVGNIQGQSYQVLSGVQQGERVAISRILDLRDGVVIKEESLTEKKAVEQ
- a CDS encoding CemA protein produces the protein MANFPWGEQVNRWVGKRALASLEQAYQAAIAIKAIEDKHFNGQKITAQNDQGISIYNYFKTDLDQALLKTRWYLTQFQASNFWLSSQQQAKPEAEILNKLGEIEAIIGKYRSEPEAIETEIFPRPTANTGESLPESKLTDLEEESRGKNRLFKLNRELTPAYEQEVIQRLRNLRQQKKIAIRFLILLILVPLLVQVATKNLIYSPLINYFRVEVAKGEKLYIQDELVEQYFEEFSRYKEILEIKELLGLGKPESPEETRKKLKAKAQELLTEVATKSQEGFKNILADLTSLGAFTLLIYLFRRQFTIARQFLGRYFLGLSDVTKVFIFILLTDTFVGFHSAHGWEVILESIFGHLGLPENRQFIFLFIATVPVILDSTFKLLIFNYFTRQSPSSVAILEKMQK
- a CDS encoding DnaJ domain-containing protein — protein: MSQFHETLYLFSLPLPLRKIVDLVVESVRKAQWCDPGYGQTAKTFFKKIDYQQGKILLIKKDLQGRPLQDKHLGNGLITILIQEKKPLQYSLLIRSEDSSLLPMRYNYDNVTVVKRAISQQVQLLKQTQIIAPKMKAKVPHPAATVVIEKDPLISISEDSHRILGVKKGASHDEITQAYLAAIKKNHPDKMAGMAPEFIRLAEERTQKINAAYANLKRQNRDQ
- a CDS encoding ParA family protein, which produces MHNPKILAVVNGKGGVGKTTTAVNLAAVLAEKHDVLLVDADPQGSATWWVERSEAGMAFDLSQESDPKVLKHLHQSTQYQLIVVDTPPALRSEALRTVIGLADYLVLPTPPAPMDLTALIETVRTAVMPLQVAHRVLLTKVDSRSLKETLEAQNTLLELGIPACHAFVRNYKAHERSVLDGVAITEWKGKNAKEAQSDYRRVAEELLREINYKTSDRQH
- a CDS encoding PIN domain-containing protein; its protein translation is MIYLDTHLVVWLYAGLTTKLSDRAKHLINEHELYISPMVRLELQYLYEIGRITEKSDDILLDLVNRLDLKICQKDFNLIINQSVIINWTRDPFDRLIVSNASVDNHILLTKDHHILKHYKNAAWD
- a CDS encoding type II toxin-antitoxin system Phd/YefM family antitoxin, with the translated sequence MKSVTSSKLYNNLDQLLDEILNTGTPLEIERNGKRLRIIPVKTVDKLQKLIHRPEAIIGDPDELVQISWEQETNLDLP
- a CDS encoding type II toxin-antitoxin system ParD family antitoxin gives rise to the protein MKLTLKPEHQKLIEAQLDTGRYANPDEIIAEALQLLDKRDQYQQWVEEVGQKIDIAAEQLDRGEGIDGETAIAQLKARLHENCEA
- a CDS encoding Txe/YoeB family addiction module toxin yields the protein MTQSQKDAKKIASSGLKPKVLQLIKIIEEDPFQYPPDYELLKGDMKGLISRRINKQHRLVYEVFESEKLIKIYRMWSHYD